The Anabas testudineus chromosome 5, fAnaTes1.2, whole genome shotgun sequence region TTGTAACCTGGATGACTTTCATgtgacaacagcaacacatgacaaggttatttttaatgataaaGCCACACTGtccacattcacacattaaatacatcactcttttaatctttttagatgtttgatttatgtttttatgataaaacattttaattttgtgtgaTTTCTAGCACCTGAATGCATTACTAGTTTATATTGCATTatcatatatttagttttagtaaTAGTATATTGCTTTCATAAAGCATCTTTGCAAATTGATagaaacatttacttttacataaTATCATCCTAGATTATATAATCCAATTCATCCAGATTAATTTTCAGTTTAATCACTCTAGTTGAGCCTTTGACTAGAAGAATGTTGATCTTTTATGTAGCTTTATTTGATTAGTTATTTTTAATCTATTGTTAGACTTCACACAGTACatcatttaatttaagaaatggcaaacagttaaaaacaaacaaacaaagtataTTCAGTTGCTTGCAAGTTTATTTCTTGTTACATATTTGACACGCCAGACAAAAAGATCATATTGTATGATTTCTTGTGTTGTGTCTTCTCTAGACTGATGCTCACTCTGCAATCTCCCTTAcctttaaaagaagaaatagtGAGAGGTTAGAGATTGAGGATGTTGTGAAAACATTCTGTCAATGAagtaacattttataaatgttagAACAGACAGAGtcaatactgaaaatatttgaaatactGAAATCTTTAATATACCCTGACGATTTCACGGCTCTTTGCCCTCAGCTTGTTGACCTGAGACTCAGCGATGTCAGCTCGCTCCTGAGCCTCCTCCATCTCATGCTGCACTTTCCTGTACCTGGTCAGGTGGGTGTTGGCCTGCTCCTCCTGAAGAGCACAGCATTTACAGTAAGTAGTGATTTTCTGATCCATCTTACCAGTTGTATGAGATGAAAACTACAAAGGCATTAATCACCTTTACTAAATACAGTTTTAGTAAAAGGTGTAACCCCTatttgtgtggtgtgtgtcaAGTGTTTCACACTCACAGCTTCCTCAGATTGCCTCTTGTAAGATTTCACtttgagctgcagtttgtccaCCAGATCCTGAAGTCGGGCAATattcttcttgtcctcctcagTCTAGAGGCGGTGCACAGTATAGTTTGAGACTAAAACTATAGAGACGTCAGCAGCAGATTCATTTGCTAACTTGGACTTTAACCAGTGGTAGATAGCCTTTAGGGAGTCACAAATTGTGAGTTCCTCCTCTTTCCAGTTTTTCATACTGAAAATCTCTTAAACATCCCTACAAGTGTCACACATGTAACAGGCATACAATAAGTGCATTTATTAATAGCGCAGATTAAATGTCGAACACTGCCTGAGTTTCATGTGTATGATGGCATTTCATGCCCCCTAGGGGTCTGAAACACAATTTACAGCTTGTTTGTCTTCAGAACCACCAGTTGATTCAGTAAAAATATGATAAACCAGCTGCTTCAAAGGTTGACGACATTTTTGGATGTAATATACCAATTTAAGTGTTGTTTCTCTGTACCTGGTAAGTTAGCTCCTTTACTCTGCGTTCGTATTTGCGGACGCCTTTCACAGCTTCAGCTCCACGTTTCTGCTCAGACTCCACCTCAGATTCCAGCTCTCTGACCTTAAAATATGAGATAAAAATTGTTGTGAAATGACCTTGTTAGGTAAACAGACTTGTTATCTCAGGCAATAGTTTACTAAAAAGTAACAAACATAGTGCTGACAATGATTTTGATTAGTTTCACATGTACCATGTACCTTAGTTGACAGGTGTTCAAATCCATCCCACATATTTTATAGCGTAAACTTACTCTAGCTTCCAGTTTCTGGAGCTGCTTCTTTCCACCCTTCATTGCGAGGTTCTCAGCCTCATCCAGACGGTGCTGCAGGTCTTTCACTGTCACCTCCAGGtttttcttcatcctctccaAATGAGCACTAGTGTCCTGTTCCTTCTTCAGCTCTTCTGCCATCATGGCAGCCTACAAATGGAGTAATTGTAAAATTGTCAATGAGGATTTTAAGGCCAAATTTGAAAGCTAAATACAAAAAAGGATAGATTTCACAGTTAGATTTCAAAGTAGTCAAATGTTTTGGGTCATATTTTCTAAACTAGGTTACTACAGCTACAACGGATGTCTCAGGCAGCCGGGTTTTGAATTCAGTAAGAACAGCATGATACAGCAGTAAAGCAGGACTCACATCAGTGATGGCCTTCTTGGCCTTTTCTTCAGCATTTCTTGCTTCCTGGACAGAATCTTCTACTTCACCTTGGATCTGGACAAGGTCAGTCTCCAGTTTTCTTTTGGTATTTATAAGATTTGTGTTCTATAAGGAAATAAAAGAGGGTGACGTGTTAAGTTTTCTTGACATTTCTGAAAGTTTCTTTACTTTAACATGatacaaaaaatacagttttttttacctGAGAGTGCAGAAGTCCCACACGCTCACTGGCATCAACCAATTCCTGTTCAGCTACTTTGCggcctctctctgtttgctcCAGTGCAGCTCTCAGCTCCTCGATCTCAGCCAGCATGAGGCTGTTCCTGCGCTCCACCATGGCAACCTGTTCTCTCATTTCATCCTGACTTCTGATTGCTTCATCAAGGTGCAGTTGTGCATCCTAAATTAAAGGTAATTTATCAGTTTCATTCATGTAGAGTAGCTGTGTTTTGATGCTTATATACATATGTGCTTGTGCCAACCTTAAGCTGTCCTTGCACATTTCTCAGCTGTTTCTGGGCTTCAGCTGCCTGGCGGTTGGCATGACTCAGCTGAATCTCCATCTCATTGAGgtctccctccatcttcttcttgaCTCTCAGGGCATCATTCCTGCTCCTGACCTCAGCATCCAAAGTGCTCTGCATGGTCTCAATCACTCTCTGACTGTTCCTCTTGATCTGATCGATCTCCTCGTCCTTCTCTGCAATTTTCCTATCAATTTCACTTTTCACCTGTGTGAGCTCCAGCTGAACACGCATGATCTTTGATTCTTCATGCTCCAATGTGGCCTACAAAATGAAGGTGGGGAGAAAGATTTCCatcctgttatttatttttggttgcAATATCTTGACAATAAACATTCTTACTTCATTGTCTGTGCTTCATTGTcaagtgtcattttaaataccTCTGCCTCCTCTAGGGCAGTTTGGATTTCTGCTTTCTCATTCTCTGCTATCTTCTTCCCTTTTTCCAGTTCATGGATGGTCTTTCCTGATTCACCAATATGTTCAGTCAAATCAGTGATTTCCTCTgtggaaaagataaaaaaaagaaaaacagaattcatatttttatatttatctgcCACCAACGTTTAGTTTTGCTATTATACTATTTAATCAAGTCTCATTTTCATCAGGTGCTTCTTGAGGGTTCATGTGTTAcacagtatgtttgttttttctgaatcTTGAACAGGGTGTCTTGTCTTACGTTGCAGGTTCTTGTTCTCCCTCTTCAGTGTCTCCAGTTGGTCCAGAGCTTCCTCGTAtgagtttttcattttgaacagCTCTGTGCTTAATGACCGAGCCTCCTTCTGCGCTCCCTCCAATTCAGCCTGACTCTCCTCATACTTCTGCTTCCACTCAGCAAGAACCTGAACATATTACAAACCAATTAGCCTTCCCTGTCACCTCATGTTAAGCAGTAGAAACTATATATTACAAATGATCTTACCTTGTCAAAGTTCCTTTGCTTCTTGTCGAGGTTAGCAGCCAGAGCATTAGCTCTCTCCACATCAATCATCAGGTCCTCAACTTCACCCTGCagtctctgttttgtcttttccagGGAGGCGCATTTTGCGTTCACGGCCTCGATAGATTCCTCTGCATCCTGAAGACGCTGGGCAAGCTTTTTCCTATCAAACCATACAATAAAGGGGTATTTAAATGATTCTACAATTCATGTAGAAAACTTATGATCTCAAGATTGTCAATACTttgcctcctccagctcctcagtGCGCTGAATGGCATCAGTCTCATATTTGGCTCTCCACTGAGCCACCTCACTGTTGGCCTTGGACATTGCACGCTGCAGCTCAGCCTtggcctcctgctcctcctcataCTGCTCTCTAAGCAGGTCACAGTCATGACGAGATGACTGAACGGAATGAGCCAGGGCATTCTTCGCctaataacaaattaaattgaCACACTTTACACTTTTTCTTACTAAGAAATAAATTCAGGATTTTGTTGCTCCATTCAACAAGAGCTCCTACATTACCTTGATTTCTTCCTCCAGGTGCCTTTTGAACTCCTCAATCTGATGAACAAAAGCCTGTTTGCCCCTGGTAAGCTGTGAAACGAGAGACTCCTTTTCCTCCAACAGGCGACCAAATTCAGCTAAATGGAGTCAAGAGAAAATAATTCTTCAAAATCTTTAGCTATTTAACTTATGCTCTAGTGTTTGCAGgcttgtcttttcattttaaagtgttaCACTTACCATTTTCAGTCACAAGTCTTGATCTTTGAACACTGATTTCATTTAACTGACGTATATGTTCATCATTCTTGGTCTTTAGTTCAGTTAGCTGATCCTCCAGAGAACGACACATCTTCTCCAGGTTACACTGCAGACACAAATGACTGCAAAGTTTAGTGTCCTGTACTATCTGCTGACAGCAGATAAAATTATTTGCAGTAAATATGATTATTTATGGAAAATTGTaaatttttacttttgatttgGCGATAGACTCCATATTGCTTGAGAGGTCATCAATCTCCATCTTGTAttcactcttctctttctccagctTCTGTTTGACTCTCTGAAGGTTATCGAGCTGTTCTGCCAGCTCAGCCACGCTGTCAGCCTGCTTCTTACGGAGCGCTGCTGCAGTGGCCTCATGCTGCAGTGTGGACTCTTCAAGATCACGACGCAGCTTCTGAAACTCGGCCTCACGCTTTTTGTTCATCTCAATCTGAACAGATGTTGCTCCACCAGCTTCTTCAAGTCTCTCACTGATCTCTTCAAGTTCCCTGGAGAGATCAGACCTCTGCTTCTCCACCTTGGCCCGAGCAGCTCGTTCAGCCTCGATCTCCTCCTCTAGTTCCTCAATACGAGCCTGTCATGCAAAATTCAAATGTCACAGGATGTTCCTGCACATTGTCATTGTGATAGAAATACCTAACTTTCAAGAAAGTTTCCCTACAAAGaccaaacacagtcacacattacCTGCAGTTCCTTGATTTTCTTCTGAAGTTGAACACCAACTGATTGTTCATCTTCTATCTTGCTGAGAAGTTGACTAATCTCAAAGTCCCTCCTTTAATACCAAAAATCATGAAAAATGTTAGATATACACTGTGGGAATAGTGGAAGTCATAAATAAAGTTTGCCTCTTATACatacttctttattttctcctcagaCTGCTGCTTGTCATTCTCCAGATCCATGATGGTTTCGTGGGCCAGTTTCAGATCTCCTTCAAGCTTTCTTTTTGATCGCTCAAGATCCATACGAAGCTTCCTCTCTTGCTCCAATGAACCTTCAATCTAGAAATCCACATACACAATAGTGTAATGTATATCTGTAACTGTAACCCTGTGCTGAACCTGAACCCAAACTGTCCATTTAAAACATGCCTTTTCatacaaagtcaaacaaatacTCACATCATCCACTTGCTGCTCCAGCTTGGTCTTGGCCTTCGTCAGAGTGTTGactttgtcttcctctgccTGCAGATCATCAAGAGTCTGCTGATGGGCCTCTTGGAGGGCTTTCTTCTCTTTAGTCAACCGGACAATAGCCTCATCTTGAGAAGTCATCTCCTCTACCAGGTTTTTAACCTGTAGTCAAAATAttgtgaaaataattttaaagatttttagttttaacaGAGAATggactttaatgttttttgagATATACCAACCTTGTTCTCAGTtgcatgtttctctttttccactttGGCCAGGGTGAGCTCTAAGTCGTCAATGTCTTTCTTCAACTCAGAGCACTCGTCCTCCAGTTTCCTCTTCTTTGCTGTGAGTTCGCCATTgatttcctcctcatcttcaaGTCTCTCAGAGATCTCTTTGAGTTTGGCCTCGAGCTGGATTTTTGCTTTAATGAGCCCTTCACACCGTTCTTCAGCATCAGAAAGGTTTTCACCTTcctaaaaaatacaattatttaaaagggttaatattaataattataaaaactaGAATTTAAAACTAGAAAATCACTTGAATACATATCCCCACATTCTATTTTACGTACAGACTGAATTTGCAGCTGCAGGTCATTCTTCTCCTGCAAGAGAGTAACCATCTTCTCCTCCAGTTCCTTCTTCTTAGCCAGAGCTTTTGCCAGCTCCTCTTTAGTCTTTTCAAAGTCCTCTTTCATTTGAGCCATCTCTTTCTCAGTCTCTGCACTCTTTAGCAAAGGCTTAATTTTGAAGTACAGTTTCATCCATGGCCATGTTTTGACATTCATGAATGAGCGAACGTTGTACTGGATGGAGTAAATGGATTCTCTGGTAATACAAAACAAAGTCTGTCTAAGTTTCTAGCAAGCAAGCACAGTAAGCGATATATTATTACACATACTCATTAAGATAATAGCACAGCTATCAGCCCTTAAAATCCATTTTTGAATGAAGAAGTAACTTTTCAGGAGCTTAACAACACAGCTTTGTGAAAACATGTTACTGTGATGTTGACCAAGTATTAGCTGAGGATGTCCAGTCCACCTACTGGTCTAACTAACAGGTAGTTTCCTTTGGAAGGCCCAGTACACACTGGCACACTCACTTTTGTTGTCTCTTAAAGGATGTAAACTAAGTACTTGAAAATAAGATGATTTAGCACACATGCATAGAGTTTACTCTGCTTCAAAAGATAATTAGGGAAGTCCTTGACCTATAGACATGATATAACACATGCAAAAAGTTATAATGTGAACTTAGGCACctaaaaaaaagataaaaatataacCATTAAGTTAAAATTATAACATATATGCAATAACTATGACAAATGTAGTAAGGAAATGTGTCCAAACTGATTTATAACACTTATTCTTTGGGTCtgtaaagcagcagaaagacaCCTGCGTCTCACTGGACCTCATTAGTATGTGAGTCGTAAACAGTACTTCTTCCAACACTGCTACAGTACagactgtgtgtaaaatatcaGCCAGAAGCAACCCTACATATCTTCAAATTCTAGGTCAACCTGAACAACAGCAACTTAGGCCTCCAGAAACTGTATTCACTACTGCTTAAACAGTATGAGATATTTGAAATCATAGTCTCAATCTTTTTACATATTCAGTCATCTTTTGAATATATAGCTTTGTGTGGCATGAATTTACTAATTACTGACATAATGTCCCTGGTTTAAGCAAGTAAGCAGTGTTATATGTGCCAGAGTATATTTGAAGTCTAGCTAATCCAAAACCTaccttctctccatcatcttAACAAATTCTCGTCTCATCACATAACCTCTGCAGAGAGCCTGAGTCATTGTGACCAGCTCAACCAGtttctcatctctcatctcctcAAGTGTACCTAGAAGTCCAGCCTTGAAGAAGACCTGTTGAAAAATAACAGAGCACCTTTCTAAACGTACAAAGTTCTTCAcagatgcatttaaatgtaataatattgaCTTTCATGACTctagttaaattattttatctaCCTTAGTGAAGCCAAATTTATACTGTGATCTGTCCACATCTATAGATTCCAGTAGTTTTTCTGAGGCCTTCCTGTTGTCAATAAACTGTCCCTCTGGGATGACACTGGCATTCAACACTTTGTATCTAAAAAGATTTGCTTGAATAAGATCATTATGAAACCAGTCATTATGCCCATATGTGGTCAAACGGTGACAGAAATAGTTCCTTACCTCTGCTTAAAGTCACCATAGAGGATTCTGCTGGGGAAGCCTTTCCTGCAGATCCTGATACCTTCCAGCACACCGTTACACCTCAGCTGGTGGATGACCAGATGGTTCTCCATAAGACCTAAAACAGTTAAAGGGACAATGTGGTATTACACATGACACTCTCTGCACAGTTTAGTGATGCTGTCTAATATGTGAACGATCCTGGTTCGGTGCTACATGGGACAGACAGGCATACAGTAGATGAATGAATTAAGGATGCAATTGGATTGTTGGTTCATGTACATAACAACAGGATAAAGACTTAGTGTGTATGACTTTAATTAATTACCACTACTTTTCCAGGTCTTACCTGGTGTTTTGGATTCATTGGGAATTAGACAACGCACAAAGTGTGGATGAGTGCTCCTTAAGTTGGTCATCAACTTGCCCAGGTTTTCCTGTTGATATAAAAGCAAACGAAAGTCTAAAGCTTAACATGTAAAATTGAGACATTCAGATTTTTCAAAATATGAagcataacattttaatatcactataaaaacagaaattgagacaaataaatgtgtttgaattgAGGTTTTGTTTTGAACTCAAAAAGGTGTCTTCTTTTGTTATTAGGTTAGTTATTCTTAGTTATTCTACAAACTATCTCAAATAATGTGAATAATCAGGTTAATGCACCAGGAGATTGAACCCAGACCAAACTCTCCTTCATCGACATTGATGTACAACAATGTGCAATTAGGAGAAATCTATAGAAATAAGAAGTCACTGAAATCTCAAAAAGTACTTAAAAGTGactataaaatgtgtttcttaaaaGAAAATTTACCCTGAAAAGAGCCGACACGGTCTGGAAGGAACCACCCTTCTTCTTGCCACCTTTCTTTCCACCTTTAGCATCTGTGAAAAGCATTTACAGTTTCAAATTAAACTCACATCAAAATCTTCAATTTGTATACAGACCTTACTTTCAAGTGTGATGCTCTTTTCATAGTTTTAGTGTAAACTGTTTGGGAATAACTTTATCTGAAGCCCTTTCTTAATTCCACTCCTGTAGAAAACTTGAAACGCACCAGTAACGTCTGGCTGAAATTACCATAATATAGTTAATTTTCCATCTTCTATACTGTGTAGTACTCTTTAATATAAAATAGTGTGTACCTTCTGAAGAGGCATGAGATGCAAACAGCAAAGACAACAGTTTGACTGAAGACTTCTGGTAGAGCTGAACCACGGAGTCGTTCAGGGGGTCTTTGTTCTTATCCAGCCAGCCCAGAACATTGTAATCCACAGTGCCAGCATAGTGCACCAGGGAGAAATGGGCTTCAGCTTTTCCTTTGGCTGGCTTTGGTTTCTGGAAGGGGGCACTTTTACCAAGATGCTGGTCATACAGTTTGTTCTTGAAGGTCATGTCTGTTGCCTTGGGGAACATGCACTCCTCTTCCAGGATGGAGAAGATGCCCATTGGCTGTCATGATGAAATGGTTGTTTGAACATGGCAAAACTTATCGGACAGGTTTCTATATTTGTGAATATCCAGCATGTGACTCACCTTCTCAATAAGCTCAATGCAGGCAGCCAAGTCCATACCAAAGTCAATGAACTCCCATTCAATTCCTTCCTTCTTGTACTCTTCTTGCTCCAGGACAAACATGTGGTGGTTGAAAAACTGTTGCAGTTTTTCATTGGTGAAGTTGATGCAAAGCTGCTCCAAACTGTTGAACTAAAGAAAGATTTAAATCAAGATTACATTGATATTGAAACAGAACGTAACTTGAACTTAataagaaacaagaaacagtggtttttatttttgtggttCGCCATAAAAAAATACCACTGCCATGTGTAATTTACTTACATCAAAGATTTCAAATCCAGCAATGTCCAGGACACCGATAAAAAAGTTCCTGGGCTGCTTGGTATCCAGCATCTCATTGATTCTGACAACCATCCACAAGAACATTTTCTCATAGACAGCTTTGGAGAGAGCCATGACCGCATTATGCACCTAAAGAGTGAAAGATTAGGAGTTTATACAAGACAAAGTCATATTGGTACATTTATGTTCTTTAACTAATATGTTTCTGTAAACTACCTGTGGCACAGTTTGACCCTTAACCACCATTTCATTGCCAACCTTCACTCTTGGGTAACACAAAGCCTTGAGCATATCAGCAGAGTTTAGGCCCATGAGGTAGGCGATTTTATCAGccactgatgaaaacagaaaccacaaaaTTAATTCACCCATACATATGTTCATTACACTTGGTTTGCACAAGTGACTTTTATACTGCTTTTCATCTGGCAGTTATCAGATGACCAAAGACACTCAGTTCTCCCCTTTCAATGAACTCCCAGTTGTAAGAACTCCTTACCCTTTGTTTCAAAACACCTTAAAACGCTCCAGATAATCCCCTGTAACAATTCCATCATTCTCAACTGAGCAAGTCTGAATGACCGAATATATTCAGTAAAAGTGGATCTCAGGTTAAATTGATGGAGTGAAAAACAGCATGGTACTTACCCTCAGTGCCATCAGGCTCAGCCTGCTCTTCACGCTGCTTCTGTTTGAACTTCATGTTCCCATGATGCATTACAGCTCCAGTCAGCTTGTAAATGCCTATCTTTTCTTCTGCAGTGAAGCCCAGGATGTCAATGGCAGTCTGGAGAAaaaattatttcattcattttagtttaatgattatgaattatttacttattatttaagTGGTCTCAGTTTCCAATAGAAGACATATTAATGGTATCTGGCAAACCCTTGCACTATTGCATTTAAGACATTAACAGTTTACTCACATCAGTGGCAATGAATTCTTCAACGTCATTGATACTCTTGACGGTAATTTCACCCTGACTGACCATGGGATAGTCATAAGGGTTGGTGGTAATAAGCAGAGCCTCtgaaaaatattatttgcatttcatGATATACACTCTGGAGAATCATGTTTTAactgtacaaaatgaaaataatgtttggTTAAATTGTGTACCTAACAGCTCAGGTTTGTGGCCTGTTGTGAGCTGATAGAAAATGTGATAACTTCTCTCAGCAGAGAGCTGGAACGTCACTCGAGACTTCTCCAGTAGATCTATAAAACAAAGCCAATAAGGTGGTTTACAGTTTGTCCTTTCGTCACACCTTCTTGATAATGACAGCCTAGAAGCTTACATGCTTACATGTTTCAATATCAGCTGAAGCCAACTTTCCAGTTGTTCCAAAGTGAATTCTGATGAATTTACCCTACAGAAGAATGTAGTCATTATAGGCAGGATGTATTCACACTGCTGGTGTACATACCTCATGTCATGGCATTGGTAAATGGGTTTAAAATCTAATAAGCTATGGTTAAAACTTACAAAACGTGAAGAGTTGTCATTCCT contains the following coding sequences:
- the LOC113153759 gene encoding myosin heavy chain, fast skeletal muscle-like is translated as MSRDPEMECFGPAAIYLRKPEKERIEAQNTPFDAKTAYFVSEPTEMYLKGKLVKKEGGKATVEVQTGKSLTVKDDEIFPMNPPKFDKIEDMAMMTHLSEPSVLYNLKERYAAWMIYTYSGLFCVTVNPYKWLPVYDAMVVAGYRGKKRIEAPPHIFSISDNAYQFMLQDRENQSILITGESGAGKTVNTKRVIQYFATIAVAGGKKAEQVPGKMQGSLEDQIIAANPLLEAYGNAKTVRNDNSSRFGKFIRIHFGTTGKLASADIETYLLEKSRVTFQLSAERSYHIFYQLTTGHKPELLEALLITTNPYDYPMVSQGEITVKSINDVEEFIATDTAIDILGFTAEEKIGIYKLTGAVMHHGNMKFKQKQREEQAEPDGTEVADKIAYLMGLNSADMLKALCYPRVKVGNEMVVKGQTVPQVHNAVMALSKAVYEKMFLWMVVRINEMLDTKQPRNFFIGVLDIAGFEIFDFNSLEQLCINFTNEKLQQFFNHHMFVLEQEEYKKEGIEWEFIDFGMDLAACIELIEKPMGIFSILEEECMFPKATDMTFKNKLYDQHLGKSAPFQKPKPAKGKAEAHFSLVHYAGTVDYNVLGWLDKNKDPLNDSVVQLYQKSSVKLLSLLFASHASSEDAKGGKKGGKKKGGSFQTVSALFRENLGKLMTNLRSTHPHFVRCLIPNESKTPGLMENHLVIHQLRCNGVLEGIRICRKGFPSRILYGDFKQRYKVLNASVIPEGQFIDNRKASEKLLESIDVDRSQYKFGFTKVFFKAGLLGTLEEMRDEKLVELVTMTQALCRGYVMRREFVKMMERRESIYSIQYNVRSFMNVKTWPWMKLYFKIKPLLKSAETEKEMAQMKEDFEKTKEELAKALAKKKELEEKMVTLLQEKNDLQLQIQSEGENLSDAEERCEGLIKAKIQLEAKLKEISERLEDEEEINGELTAKKRKLEDECSELKKDIDDLELTLAKVEKEKHATENKVKNLVEEMTSQDEAIVRLTKEKKALQEAHQQTLDDLQAEEDKVNTLTKAKTKLEQQVDDIEGSLEQERKLRMDLERSKRKLEGDLKLAHETIMDLENDKQQSEEKIKKRDFEISQLLSKIEDEQSVGVQLQKKIKELQARIEELEEEIEAERAARAKVEKQRSDLSRELEEISERLEEAGGATSVQIEMNKKREAEFQKLRRDLEESTLQHEATAAALRKKQADSVAELAEQLDNLQRVKQKLEKEKSEYKMEIDDLSSNMESIAKSKCNLEKMCRSLEDQLTELKTKNDEHIRQLNEISVQRSRLVTENAEFGRLLEEKESLVSQLTRGKQAFVHQIEEFKRHLEEEIKAKNALAHSVQSSRHDCDLLREQYEEEQEAKAELQRAMSKANSEVAQWRAKYETDAIQRTEELEEAKKKLAQRLQDAEESIEAVNAKCASLEKTKQRLQGEVEDLMIDVERANALAANLDKKQRNFDKVLAEWKQKYEESQAELEGAQKEARSLSTELFKMKNSYEEALDQLETLKRENKNLQQEITDLTEHIGESGKTIHELEKGKKIAENEKAEIQTALEEAEATLEHEESKIMRVQLELTQVKSEIDRKIAEKDEEIDQIKRNSQRVIETMQSTLDAEVRSRNDALRVKKKMEGDLNEMEIQLSHANRQAAEAQKQLRNVQGQLKDAQLHLDEAIRSQDEMREQVAMVERRNSLMLAEIEELRAALEQTERGRKVAEQELVDASERVGLLHSQNTNLINTKRKLETDLVQIQGEVEDSVQEARNAEEKAKKAITDAAMMAEELKKEQDTSAHLERMKKNLEVTVKDLQHRLDEAENLAMKGGKKQLQKLEARVRELESEVESEQKRGAEAVKGVRKYERRVKELTYQTEEDKKNIARLQDLVDKLQLKVKSYKRQSEEAEEQANTHLTRYRKVQHEMEEAQERADIAESQVNKLRAKSREIVRVREIAE